One Desulfobulbus oligotrophicus DNA segment encodes these proteins:
- the rodA gene encoding rod shape-determining protein RodA, with product MNMFHFDRRLLQNFDWVMLMMLFIVATLSFINLYSSTYIPEKGASQIFYKQLLFFTFGLATMLLILFHDYHKVIKLSYALYAAILLLLLYTLLFVNPISGAQRWIDLGFFNLQPSEPAKLSLILVLAACFAKTDAPGGYRLRDLIKPGILIALPFVLILKQPDLGTALICCILFVSMTLYVRLRWTTLVILGSMAIGSVVFAWKFLLKDYQRQRIETFLNPEADIMNHGYQIEQSKIAVGSGKMFGKGFLDGTQGHLQFLPEKHTDFAFAIWAEEWGFAGSLFLLSCYFFLLIWGLNVAMSAKDKLGSILAFGCVALIFWQALINLFMIMGFLPVVGVPLPIFSYGGSSLLTTMAAIGLIMNVRMRSFPVQGGQQ from the coding sequence ATGAATATGTTTCATTTTGACCGACGTCTTCTGCAAAATTTTGACTGGGTCATGCTGATGATGCTCTTCATCGTCGCCACTCTGTCTTTCATCAACCTGTACAGTTCGACGTACATCCCCGAAAAAGGAGCCTCACAGATCTTTTACAAGCAGTTGCTCTTCTTTACCTTCGGCCTAGCAACCATGCTCCTCATCCTTTTTCATGACTACCATAAAGTCATCAAACTGAGCTATGCGCTCTATGCGGCCATCCTGCTATTACTGTTGTACACCCTGCTGTTCGTCAATCCCATATCCGGAGCCCAGCGCTGGATTGATCTTGGTTTTTTCAACCTCCAACCCTCTGAACCGGCAAAACTCTCCCTCATTCTCGTACTCGCTGCCTGCTTTGCCAAAACCGATGCGCCGGGCGGGTACCGCCTGCGTGATCTTATCAAACCCGGGATTCTTATAGCGCTGCCCTTTGTGCTGATTCTTAAACAGCCGGATCTCGGCACGGCACTCATCTGCTGCATCCTTTTCGTTTCCATGACCTTGTATGTCAGGCTACGCTGGACAACCCTGGTCATTCTCGGCTCCATGGCTATTGGCAGTGTTGTTTTCGCATGGAAATTCCTGCTCAAAGATTATCAGCGCCAACGCATTGAGACCTTCCTCAATCCAGAGGCTGATATCATGAACCACGGCTACCAGATCGAGCAGTCTAAAATCGCTGTTGGCAGTGGCAAGATGTTCGGCAAGGGGTTCCTCGACGGTACACAGGGGCACCTCCAATTCTTACCGGAAAAACATACGGATTTCGCCTTTGCGATCTGGGCTGAGGAGTGGGGTTTTGCCGGCTCTCTGTTTCTGCTCAGCTGCTATTTCTTTTTGCTGATCTGGGGATTGAATGTGGCGATGTCAGCCAAAGACAAGCTGGGCTCTATTCTCGCCTTTGGCTGTGTTGCCCTGATTTTCTGGCAGGCTTTGATCAACCTGTTTATGATAATGGGCTTTTTACCGGTGGTTGGTGTACCGCTGCCTATTTTCAGTTACGGTGGGTCTTCGCTGCTGACCACCATGGCGGCCATTGGTCTTATCATGAATGTACGGATGCGCAGCTTTCCTGTGCAGGGCGGTCAGCAGTAA
- the hemH gene encoding ferrochelatase, whose protein sequence is MKMQRVTGVVLLNLGGPERPEDVRPFLYNLFSDRQIIRLGPSFLQRPIAWAIARRRAPKSIANYAQIGGGSPIRKTTEEQARALEQLLQEDGRFFVRPCMRYWHPFAAEILQEMRRLGVEEIVTLPLYPHYSIATTGSSLSDLQQSMDRLNWHIPVRTVLSWPTEPLFIACLADRILAGVQRFNGADVRVVYSAHSLPVQFILEGDPYVDHLQQSIAAIETCTGIQGHLCYQSRSGPVEWLGPSLPDMLTTLAAEGCTNVLVVPISFVSDHVETLYEIDIQYRRTAEDLGMGFAMTTALNVDPRFISGLRNLVLGSLSD, encoded by the coding sequence ATGAAAATGCAGAGAGTAACAGGAGTTGTCCTGCTTAATCTTGGTGGCCCGGAACGTCCTGAAGATGTTCGGCCGTTCTTGTATAATCTGTTTTCCGATCGGCAGATTATTCGACTGGGGCCGTCTTTTTTACAAAGGCCGATCGCCTGGGCTATTGCCCGTCGCCGTGCTCCGAAGAGCATAGCAAATTATGCGCAGATCGGCGGTGGCTCACCCATCAGAAAGACAACAGAAGAACAGGCCCGTGCACTTGAACAGCTGTTGCAGGAGGATGGTCGTTTTTTCGTCCGGCCCTGTATGCGCTACTGGCATCCCTTTGCGGCGGAAATACTCCAGGAGATGAGACGGCTCGGGGTTGAGGAGATTGTAACACTGCCGCTGTATCCTCATTACTCCATAGCGACCACGGGTTCATCCCTGTCCGATCTGCAGCAGTCGATGGATAGACTCAATTGGCACATCCCTGTTCGCACTGTTCTTTCCTGGCCGACCGAACCACTGTTTATCGCCTGTCTGGCCGATAGAATTCTGGCTGGTGTGCAACGTTTTAATGGGGCGGACGTGCGGGTGGTCTACAGTGCGCACAGTTTACCCGTGCAGTTTATTCTCGAGGGGGATCCCTACGTGGATCATCTGCAACAGTCCATTGCAGCCATTGAAACATGTACCGGTATTCAGGGGCATCTGTGCTATCAGAGCAGAAGTGGTCCGGTGGAGTGGCTGGGGCCGTCGTTACCCGACATGCTGACAACTCTGGCAGCAGAGGGGTGCACTAATGTGCTGGTGGTCCCGATCTCTTTTGTTTCAGATCATGTTGAGACGCTGTATGAGATCGATATACAGTACCGACGGACAGCTGAAGACCTGGGCATGGGGTTTGCCATGACCACGGCTCTCAACGTTGATCCCCGGTTTATTTCCGGTCTCCGCAACCTGGTTCTTGGCAGCCTGAGTGACTGA